A part of Nesterenkonia lutea genomic DNA contains:
- a CDS encoding fumarylacetoacetate hydrolase family protein, whose protein sequence is MSSAGCFRTGSSRRHMTAQKLGTPGKIIAVHISYESRAAERGRRPDAPSYFFKPVSSMAASGDTVERPAGTELLAFEGEIALVIGSTGRHIGPEDAWAHVGAVTAANDWGLYDLRAADKGSNVRNKGRDRYTPLGPDLIPAAGVDPESLRLRTWKNGQLVQEDTTGTMIFPLTQLIADLSQHLTLEAGDIILTGTPAGASVAEPGDVVEVQVDTPGGLSSGRLISPVAEGRGDFDSSLGSLPRVDDTQREEAWGSRAAAGLPQEQKPAPGVDERLRAKLEAAPVAGLSQEMRKRGYNNVTIDGVRATRPGTKLIGTARTLRFVPNREDLFATHGGGFNAQKQVFDSVSEGEVIVIEARGERGSGTLGDILALRAAQRGAAGVVTDGGVRDYSTVAEIDLPVFSQGAHPAVLGRRHVPWDADLTIACGGATVQPGDIIVGDDDGVIILPPGIAEDVADAALTKEIEDAWIAEQVKAGHPVDGLFPMNSTWRARYDEAQGQGASQGSAQGETIVEAPDTAGEGP, encoded by the coding sequence ATATCATCCGCCGGATGCTTCCGGACCGGCTCGTCGAGGAGACACATGACTGCACAGAAACTGGGCACCCCCGGCAAGATCATCGCCGTGCACATCAGCTACGAGTCCCGCGCCGCAGAACGTGGTCGCCGCCCTGACGCCCCCTCCTACTTCTTCAAGCCGGTCAGCTCCATGGCCGCCTCGGGAGACACCGTGGAACGCCCCGCGGGCACCGAGCTGCTGGCCTTCGAGGGCGAGATCGCCCTGGTGATCGGCAGCACAGGACGCCATATCGGCCCGGAGGATGCCTGGGCGCACGTCGGCGCCGTCACCGCTGCCAACGATTGGGGACTCTACGATCTGCGCGCCGCAGACAAGGGCTCCAACGTCCGCAACAAGGGTCGCGACCGCTACACCCCCCTGGGACCAGACCTGATCCCCGCCGCCGGGGTGGACCCCGAGTCCCTGCGCCTGCGCACCTGGAAGAACGGCCAGCTGGTCCAGGAGGACACCACAGGCACGATGATCTTCCCGCTGACCCAGCTGATCGCCGATCTCTCCCAGCATCTGACCCTTGAAGCCGGAGACATCATTCTCACCGGCACACCGGCAGGCGCATCGGTGGCTGAACCGGGCGACGTCGTCGAGGTCCAGGTGGACACCCCCGGCGGACTCAGCAGCGGTCGGCTGATCAGCCCCGTGGCCGAAGGCCGCGGAGACTTCGACTCGTCCCTGGGCAGCCTGCCCCGCGTGGACGACACACAGCGTGAAGAGGCCTGGGGCTCCCGCGCGGCCGCCGGACTGCCGCAGGAGCAGAAGCCGGCCCCCGGTGTGGATGAGCGGCTGCGCGCCAAGCTCGAGGCGGCACCCGTGGCAGGGCTGTCACAGGAGATGCGCAAGCGCGGTTACAACAACGTCACCATCGACGGCGTGCGTGCCACCCGCCCGGGCACCAAGCTGATCGGCACCGCGCGCACGCTGCGCTTCGTCCCCAATCGCGAGGATCTCTTCGCCACCCACGGCGGCGGGTTCAACGCCCAGAAGCAGGTCTTCGACTCTGTGTCCGAGGGCGAGGTCATCGTGATCGAGGCGCGCGGCGAGCGCGGCTCGGGGACCCTCGGGGACATCCTCGCGCTGCGTGCGGCGCAGCGCGGAGCCGCAGGAGTCGTCACCGACGGCGGTGTCCGTGACTACTCCACAGTGGCCGAGATTGACCTGCCGGTCTTCAGCCAGGGTGCCCACCCCGCCGTCCTGGGTCGCAGGCACGTGCCCTGGGACGCCGATCTGACCATCGCCTGCGGCGGTGCCACGGTGCAGCCCGGCGACATCATCGTCGGCGACGACGACGGCGTCATCATCCTGCCGCCCGGGATCGCGGAGGACGTGGCCGATGCGGCGCTGACCAAGGAGATCGAGGACGCCTGGATCGCGGAGCAGGTCAAGGCCGGACATCCCGTGGACGGACTGTTCCCGATGAACTCCACCTGGCGCGCCCGCTACGACGAGGCCCAGGGACAGGGAGCCTCTCAGGGATCGGCGCAGGGGGAGACCATCGTCGAGGCCCCGGACACCGCAGGTGAGGGCCCGTGA
- a CDS encoding APC family permease → MAEQTAPARPPTAEATALARRTLGVPALVFLIIAASAPLTVLAGGATTSFAITGETGVPVGYLLLGVILGLFAVGYGRMSTYVQNAGAFYAYVAAGLGVRPGIGTSFLALMTYNAMQVGIYGVFGFTASSIINDLFGVTISWWICALAGWLLVAVLGVNRIDLSAKLLAVIVLLEFLVVIVVSLVSVSVAPEGVTAETLLPENWLNGSLGALLAFGMAAFMGFESGAIYAEEAKDPERSVARATYIAVAIISVFYAASSWALAAGIGPSQIVAQAQEWGPDLVFVFLDGKLPAMLVNLAAVLFLTSIMAALVAFHNAAARYFFSMGRARVLPAVLGRTGRVSGAPVAGSLTQSGIALVVIIVFAIAGAGSELGPLFPVLTFFPWLTNAAGFGLVLLLCITSVAALRYFNREPERHPLFVRTIAPLLAAIGLGAIALLIMFNFDAMIDAEGFSPLVVILPGMIVAAGVVGVIWGHYLKKSRPEIYAGVRRANIG, encoded by the coding sequence ATGGCTGAGCAAACGGCTCCCGCACGACCCCCGACGGCTGAGGCCACGGCACTGGCGCGACGCACCCTGGGGGTCCCCGCCCTGGTGTTTCTGATCATCGCTGCCTCCGCCCCGCTGACCGTGCTCGCCGGCGGCGCGACCACCAGCTTCGCCATCACGGGGGAGACCGGCGTTCCCGTGGGGTATCTGCTGCTGGGAGTGATCCTCGGTCTCTTCGCGGTCGGGTATGGACGGATGAGCACCTACGTGCAGAACGCGGGCGCGTTCTATGCCTACGTGGCCGCAGGTCTCGGCGTCCGTCCGGGAATCGGCACCTCGTTCCTGGCGCTGATGACCTATAACGCCATGCAGGTCGGCATCTACGGCGTCTTCGGCTTCACCGCATCCTCGATCATCAATGACCTCTTCGGCGTCACGATCTCCTGGTGGATCTGTGCTCTGGCGGGGTGGCTGCTGGTCGCAGTGCTGGGGGTGAACCGTATCGACCTCTCAGCGAAGCTCCTTGCAGTCATCGTGCTGCTCGAGTTCCTCGTCGTGATCGTCGTCAGCCTGGTCTCGGTCTCCGTTGCTCCCGAGGGCGTGACGGCAGAGACGCTGCTTCCGGAGAACTGGCTTAACGGAAGCCTCGGCGCGCTGCTCGCCTTCGGCATGGCCGCCTTCATGGGGTTCGAGTCAGGAGCGATCTACGCCGAAGAGGCGAAGGATCCAGAACGTTCGGTGGCCCGCGCGACCTATATCGCCGTCGCCATCATCTCGGTGTTCTACGCGGCGTCCTCCTGGGCGCTTGCGGCCGGCATCGGCCCGTCGCAGATCGTGGCGCAGGCCCAGGAGTGGGGCCCAGACCTGGTCTTCGTCTTCCTGGACGGCAAGCTGCCAGCGATGCTGGTCAATCTCGCCGCGGTGCTCTTCCTGACCAGCATCATGGCTGCCCTGGTGGCATTCCACAATGCCGCGGCGCGGTACTTCTTCTCCATGGGACGCGCCCGCGTGCTGCCAGCAGTGCTGGGACGCACCGGCAGGGTCAGCGGCGCTCCGGTGGCCGGGTCCCTGACCCAGAGCGGGATCGCGCTGGTCGTCATCATCGTGTTCGCGATCGCAGGAGCAGGATCCGAGCTCGGCCCGCTGTTCCCCGTGCTGACGTTCTTCCCCTGGCTGACCAACGCGGCCGGCTTCGGTCTCGTCCTGCTGCTCTGCATCACGTCGGTGGCGGCGCTGCGCTACTTCAACCGCGAGCCCGAGCGGCACCCCTTGTTCGTCCGCACCATCGCACCGCTGCTCGCCGCCATCGGCCTCGGCGCCATCGCGCTGCTCATCATGTTCAACTTCGACGCGATGATCGACGCGGAGGGCTTCTCCCCGCTGGTGGTCATCCTGCCCGGAATGATCGTGGCCGCCGGGGTGGTGGGCGTGATCTGGGGCCACTACCTCAAGAAGTCGCGTCCTGAGATCTACGCCGGCGTCCGCAGAGCGAACATCGGCTGA
- a CDS encoding GntR family transcriptional regulator: protein MIRIDERISKSERTYDWIRERIIGREFNPGYRLVLGAIAKELGISVVPVREAVRRLEAEGLVEFERNVGARVAMVNRVEYIDTMQTLGVLEGAATALALPQMSEADLAQAQSINDQMRAMLENFDPVVFTSLNEKFHRALFQRCPNPHIAELADRGWNRMAGLRSSTFSFVPDRAPRSVQEHDEILQLIRARAEPLEIEMAVRRHKWRTVEAYREQGHHAAVTAP, encoded by the coding sequence GTGATCCGCATCGACGAGCGCATCAGCAAATCCGAACGGACCTACGACTGGATCCGGGAGCGGATCATCGGCCGTGAGTTCAACCCCGGATACCGGCTGGTCCTGGGCGCGATCGCCAAGGAGCTCGGCATCAGCGTGGTGCCCGTGCGTGAGGCCGTCCGCCGACTCGAGGCCGAAGGTCTGGTGGAGTTCGAGCGCAATGTCGGTGCCCGGGTCGCCATGGTCAACCGCGTCGAGTACATCGACACGATGCAGACCCTCGGCGTCCTCGAAGGAGCCGCCACGGCGCTGGCGCTGCCGCAGATGTCCGAGGCGGACCTCGCGCAGGCGCAATCGATCAACGACCAGATGCGCGCCATGCTGGAGAACTTCGACCCGGTCGTGTTCACCTCGCTGAACGAGAAGTTCCACCGGGCGCTCTTCCAGCGCTGTCCGAACCCGCATATCGCTGAGCTCGCCGACCGCGGATGGAACCGGATGGCTGGACTGCGCAGCTCCACCTTCAGCTTCGTGCCGGACCGCGCACCCCGCTCGGTGCAGGAGCACGACGAGATCCTGCAGCTGATCCGGGCGCGGGCTGAACCGCTGGAGATCGAGATGGCGGTGCGCCGGCACAAATGGCGCACTGTCGAGGCCTACCGCGAACAGGGCCACCACGCCGCTGTCACCGCACCCTGA
- the hpaH gene encoding 2-oxo-hept-4-ene-1,7-dioate hydratase, with protein MLEKEQITAIADELAEAEAQRGMIPLLTARHPEMTIEDSYAVQNEWRRRAVDSGRRMVGRKIGLTSKVMQVATGITEPDYGAIFDDMVYENGSVIEHSRFSNVRIEVELAFKLGKPLTGPGITLFDVLDATDYVVPALEILSSRIEMTGRTIVDTISDNAAMGAMVYGGNPVAPDAVDLRWVSALLYRNETIEESGVAAAVLNHPAMGVVWLANKLAEHGDSLQAGELILAGSFTRPMWVEAGDTVTCDYGELGTLTCRFN; from the coding sequence ATGCTTGAGAAGGAACAGATCACCGCGATCGCCGATGAGCTCGCCGAGGCCGAGGCGCAGCGTGGAATGATCCCGCTGCTGACCGCGCGTCACCCGGAGATGACCATCGAAGACTCCTACGCGGTGCAGAACGAATGGCGCCGCCGCGCGGTCGACTCGGGACGCCGGATGGTGGGCCGGAAGATCGGCCTGACCTCGAAGGTCATGCAGGTGGCCACCGGGATCACCGAACCCGACTACGGGGCCATCTTCGATGACATGGTCTACGAGAACGGCTCGGTGATCGAGCACAGCCGGTTCTCCAATGTCCGGATCGAGGTGGAGCTCGCCTTCAAGCTCGGCAAGCCGCTGACCGGGCCGGGGATCACCCTCTTCGACGTCCTGGATGCCACCGATTATGTGGTGCCCGCGCTGGAGATCCTCTCCAGCCGGATCGAGATGACCGGCCGCACGATCGTGGACACGATCAGCGACAACGCTGCCATGGGAGCGATGGTCTACGGCGGCAACCCGGTTGCCCCGGATGCCGTGGACCTGCGCTGGGTCTCCGCGCTGCTCTACCGCAACGAGACCATCGAGGAATCCGGCGTGGCCGCCGCCGTGCTCAACCACCCCGCCATGGGAGTGGTCTGGCTGGCGAACAAGCTCGCCGAGCACGGAGACAGCCTGCAGGCCGGCGAGCTGATCCTCGCAGGATCGTTCACCCGCCCCATGTGGGTCGAAGCGGGGGACACCGTGACCTGTGACTACGGAGAGTTGGGAACACTGACATGCCGCTTCAACTGA
- a CDS encoding FAD-binding monooxygenase — MQFHHHGYVSQNPRVQAPAGIGLNRPEQLPEHMDVLIVGTGPAGMIAAAQLAQFPEVHTRIIEKRDGRLKVGQADGIQARSVETFNAFGFADEISNEAYHITEMAFWKPNPEEPENIVRTARPADDPHGISEFPHLIVNQARVLDYFAESMADSPSRMVPDYGWEFVDLTVHEQGEHPVEVTLRRAVGPEAGRQRTVWAKYVLGADGARSGVRAAIGRSLEGDKANHAWGVMDVLAQTDFPDIRRKCAIQSRSGGSILLIPREGGHLFRMYVDLGEVQPGEGAKVRQTTIEEIIGNANRIMHPYTVEVKHVAWHSVYEVGHRVTDKFDDVPAELTGERSPRVFIAGDACHTHSAKAGQGMNVSMQDGFNLAWKLGHVLEGRSPESLLSTYSAERQVIAQNLIDFDKEWSSLMAQKPEEMEDASALEDFYVKTIEFPAGFMTEYSPSAITAAAEHQELATGFPLGKRFKSELVCRVSDGNPLHLGHLATADGRWRIYAFADSPAAGEDSQLSSWARWLHEDPHSPVRRCTPTGSDEDTLFDIKVIYQQPHTEMEVNDAPRAFLPTVGPFGLTARDRVFGTHPERDIFTERGISRDGCVVVVRPDQYVAHVLPLSDTAGLADFFEPIFLDPTG, encoded by the coding sequence ATGCAGTTTCACCACCACGGCTACGTCTCACAGAATCCGCGGGTCCAGGCACCGGCAGGGATCGGCCTGAACCGCCCGGAGCAGCTGCCCGAGCACATGGATGTGCTCATCGTGGGCACCGGCCCGGCTGGAATGATCGCCGCCGCCCAGCTCGCTCAGTTCCCCGAGGTGCACACGCGCATCATCGAGAAGCGCGACGGCCGTCTCAAGGTCGGCCAGGCCGACGGCATCCAGGCACGCAGCGTGGAGACCTTCAACGCCTTCGGATTCGCCGACGAGATCTCCAACGAGGCCTACCACATCACCGAGATGGCGTTCTGGAAGCCGAATCCCGAGGAGCCGGAGAACATCGTGCGCACGGCGCGCCCGGCCGATGACCCGCACGGGATCAGTGAGTTTCCGCACCTGATCGTCAACCAGGCACGGGTGCTGGACTACTTCGCCGAGTCGATGGCCGATTCCCCCTCGCGCATGGTTCCCGACTATGGCTGGGAGTTCGTGGACCTCACCGTCCACGAGCAGGGCGAACACCCTGTGGAGGTCACGCTGCGCCGAGCGGTGGGCCCGGAGGCGGGGCGGCAGCGCACGGTCTGGGCGAAGTACGTGCTCGGCGCCGACGGCGCACGCAGCGGAGTGCGCGCCGCGATCGGACGCAGCCTGGAAGGCGACAAGGCCAACCATGCCTGGGGCGTGATGGACGTGCTGGCGCAGACCGACTTCCCCGACATCCGCCGCAAATGCGCCATCCAGTCTCGTTCCGGCGGCAGCATCCTGCTGATCCCTCGCGAGGGCGGTCACCTGTTCCGCATGTATGTGGACCTCGGAGAGGTCCAGCCCGGCGAGGGCGCCAAGGTCCGGCAGACCACGATCGAAGAGATCATCGGCAACGCCAATCGGATCATGCACCCCTACACCGTGGAGGTGAAGCATGTGGCCTGGCACAGCGTCTACGAGGTCGGGCACCGCGTCACGGACAAGTTCGACGACGTGCCGGCAGAGCTGACCGGTGAGCGCTCTCCTCGGGTGTTCATCGCCGGAGACGCCTGCCACACGCACAGCGCCAAGGCCGGGCAGGGCATGAACGTGTCCATGCAGGACGGGTTCAACCTCGCCTGGAAGCTGGGACATGTGCTCGAGGGACGCAGTCCGGAGTCGCTGCTGAGCACCTACTCCGCCGAGCGTCAGGTCATCGCCCAGAACCTGATTGACTTCGACAAGGAGTGGTCCTCGCTCATGGCCCAGAAGCCGGAGGAGATGGAGGACGCCTCTGCGCTGGAGGACTTCTACGTCAAGACCATCGAGTTCCCGGCAGGCTTCATGACCGAATATTCCCCGTCGGCGATCACCGCGGCCGCGGAGCATCAGGAGCTTGCCACCGGTTTCCCCCTGGGGAAGCGGTTCAAGTCCGAGCTGGTCTGCCGGGTCAGCGACGGCAACCCGCTGCACCTGGGACACCTGGCCACAGCTGACGGACGGTGGAGGATCTACGCCTTCGCCGACTCCCCGGCGGCCGGGGAGGACTCACAGCTGAGCAGCTGGGCGAGGTGGCTGCACGAGGATCCACACTCTCCGGTGCGGCGCTGCACCCCGACCGGCAGCGATGAGGACACGCTCTTCGACATCAAGGTGATCTACCAGCAGCCCCACACCGAGATGGAGGTCAACGACGCGCCGCGGGCCTTCCTGCCCACAGTCGGCCCCTTCGGTCTCACCGCCCGGGACCGCGTGTTCGGCACCCACCCCGAGCGCGACATCTTCACCGAGCGGGGAATCAGCCGAGACGGCTGTGTCGTCGTCGTGCGTCCGGATCAGTACGTGGCGCACGTCCTGCCGCTGTCCGACACGGCAGGGCTGGCCGACTTCTTCGAGCCGATCTTCCTGGACCCCACCGGCTGA
- the hpaE gene encoding 5-carboxymethyl-2-hydroxymuconate semialdehyde dehydrogenase, whose product MSDYQTPVPADLPERIQHYIDGKFVDSAEGGTFEVLNPVTNETYIHAAAGTMADVDLAVQAARRAFETGPWPEMLPRERSRVLHRVADLVEDRGDRLAELESFDSGLPITQALGQARRAAENFRFFADLVVAQADDVYKVPGRQINYVSRKPIGVAGLITPWNTPFMLESWKLAPALAAGNSVVLKPAEFTPLSAGLWAGIFEEAGLPRGVFNLVNGLGEQAGDALVKHPDVPLISFTGESTTGQTIFANAAPALKGLSMELGGKSPAVVFADADLEAAVNATIFGVFSLNGERCTAGSRILVERSVYEEFIERYAAQAKRVKIGFPHEPGTEIGSLVHPEHFEKVMSYIEIGKQEARLVAGGGRPENFPTGNFIAPTVFADVPSDARIFQEEIFGPVVAITPFDTDEEALELANDTKYGLAAYIWTNDLKRSHNFAQSVQAGMVWLNSNNVRDLRTPFGGVKASGLGHEGGYRSLDFYTDQQAVHINLGEVHNPVFGKAD is encoded by the coding sequence ATGAGCGACTATCAGACACCTGTCCCCGCCGATCTGCCCGAGCGGATCCAGCACTACATCGACGGCAAGTTCGTGGACTCCGCGGAGGGGGGCACCTTCGAGGTGCTCAACCCCGTGACCAACGAGACCTATATCCATGCCGCTGCCGGCACCATGGCGGACGTGGACCTGGCAGTGCAGGCCGCCCGCAGGGCCTTCGAGACCGGGCCCTGGCCGGAGATGCTCCCGCGGGAACGCTCCCGCGTGCTCCATCGCGTCGCGGATCTGGTCGAGGACCGGGGAGACCGTCTGGCCGAGCTGGAGTCCTTCGACTCCGGGCTGCCCATCACACAGGCGCTGGGCCAGGCCCGACGAGCCGCAGAGAACTTCCGCTTCTTCGCGGACCTGGTCGTCGCACAGGCCGATGACGTCTATAAGGTCCCGGGTCGTCAGATCAACTACGTCAGCCGCAAGCCGATCGGTGTGGCCGGACTGATCACTCCGTGGAACACTCCCTTCATGCTGGAGAGCTGGAAGCTCGCCCCGGCCCTGGCCGCCGGCAACTCCGTGGTGCTCAAGCCCGCGGAGTTCACTCCGCTCTCCGCGGGTCTATGGGCCGGGATCTTCGAAGAGGCAGGACTTCCCAGAGGCGTGTTCAACCTGGTCAACGGCCTGGGAGAGCAGGCCGGTGACGCCCTGGTCAAACATCCCGATGTGCCGCTGATCTCCTTCACCGGGGAATCCACCACCGGACAGACCATCTTCGCCAATGCGGCACCGGCGCTGAAGGGCCTCTCCATGGAGCTGGGCGGAAAGTCTCCCGCCGTGGTCTTCGCCGATGCGGATCTCGAGGCCGCCGTCAACGCTACCATCTTCGGCGTCTTCTCCCTGAACGGCGAGCGCTGCACGGCTGGCAGCCGCATCCTGGTGGAGCGCAGCGTGTACGAGGAGTTCATCGAGCGCTACGCGGCGCAGGCCAAGCGGGTCAAGATCGGGTTCCCCCACGAGCCGGGCACCGAGATCGGGTCGCTGGTGCACCCCGAGCACTTCGAGAAGGTGATGAGCTACATCGAGATCGGCAAGCAGGAGGCCCGGCTGGTCGCCGGCGGCGGTCGGCCGGAGAACTTCCCCACAGGGAACTTCATCGCCCCCACCGTGTTCGCCGACGTGCCCAGCGACGCCCGGATCTTCCAGGAGGAGATCTTCGGTCCGGTGGTTGCCATCACGCCGTTCGACACCGACGAGGAGGCGCTGGAACTGGCCAATGACACCAAGTATGGGCTGGCCGCCTACATCTGGACCAATGACCTCAAGCGCTCGCACAACTTCGCGCAGTCGGTGCAGGCGGGCATGGTCTGGCTGAACTCGAACAACGTGCGTGACCTGCGCACACCCTTCGGCGGCGTCAAGGCCTCCGGCCTGGGCCACGAGGGCGGCTACCGCTCGCTGGACTTCTACACCGACCAGCAGGCAGTGCACATCAACCTCGGCGAAGTCCACAACCCGGTCTTCGGCAAGGCCGACTGA
- a CDS encoding HpcH/HpaI aldolase family protein, whose protein sequence is MPLQLKPTLREDLATSDRALIGGWVCSGSPVMAEIMAGSGLDVVLIDMEHAPNTLQSVLAQLHALSGYPVTPIVRVPSADPVIIKQVLDLGVQNLLVPMISTAEEARDVAASMQYPPVGRRGIGNALARSGRWNRVQNYLDDASGHVSVYVQIETTQGVDNAESIAAVEGIDGLFAGPSDLSASMGLIGQQTHPEVVDAVKSTFAGARAAGKTAGTNAFDPAAARDYLSAGAEWVLVGADVSLVARGSEKLAADFIPRSAH, encoded by the coding sequence ATGCCGCTTCAACTGAAGCCCACGCTGCGCGAAGACCTCGCGACCTCCGACCGCGCGCTCATCGGGGGCTGGGTCTGCTCCGGTTCACCGGTGATGGCCGAGATCATGGCCGGCTCCGGACTGGATGTGGTGCTCATCGACATGGAGCACGCGCCCAACACCCTGCAGTCGGTGCTCGCTCAGCTGCACGCGCTCTCCGGATACCCGGTCACTCCCATCGTCCGGGTGCCCTCGGCGGATCCGGTCATCATCAAACAGGTCCTGGACCTGGGCGTGCAGAACCTGCTGGTGCCGATGATCTCCACGGCCGAAGAGGCCCGCGACGTCGCAGCCTCCATGCAGTACCCGCCGGTCGGACGCAGGGGCATCGGCAATGCGCTGGCCCGTTCCGGACGCTGGAACCGGGTGCAGAACTACCTGGACGACGCATCGGGGCACGTGAGCGTCTACGTCCAGATCGAGACGACCCAGGGCGTGGACAACGCCGAGTCGATCGCCGCCGTCGAGGGCATTGATGGACTCTTCGCCGGGCCCAGCGACCTCTCGGCCTCCATGGGGCTGATCGGCCAGCAGACACATCCCGAGGTCGTCGACGCCGTCAAGAGCACCTTCGCCGGAGCCCGTGCAGCCGGCAAGACCGCCGGCACCAACGCCTTCGATCCCGCCGCCGCCCGCGACTACCTCAGCGCCGGTGCGGAGTGGGTCCTCGTGGGCGCCGATGTCTCGCTGGTGGCGCGCGGCTCGGAGAAGCTCGCCGCGGACTTCATCCCACGTTCCGCTCACTGA
- the hpaD gene encoding 3,4-dihydroxyphenylacetate 2,3-dioxygenase encodes MTDTTTSQRFPTPSVPAPDILRCAYMELIVTDLKRSRDFYVDVLDLTVTAEDEDAIYLRSMEEFIHHNLVLRRGEQAAVAAFSYRVRSPEDLDRAEAFYAELGCEVIRRREGFTKGIGDSVRVQDPLGFPYEFFHDVEHVERLAWRYDLYTPGALVRLDHFNQVTPDVPKAVAYMEDLGFRVTEDIQDEHGTTYAAWMRRKPTVHDTAMTGGAGPRMHHVAFATHEKHNVLAICDKLGALRLSDHIERGPGRHGVSNAFYLYIRDPDGHRIEIYTQDYYTGDPDNPVVTWDVHDNQRRDWWGNPVVPSWYTEASTVLDLHGRPVPALERTDASEMDVTIGADGFSYTRKQDEESMPSWKQGEYKLGHQL; translated from the coding sequence ATGACAGACACGACCACCTCTCAGCGCTTCCCCACTCCCTCCGTCCCGGCCCCGGACATCCTCCGCTGCGCCTATATGGAACTCATCGTCACCGACCTGAAAAGGTCGCGGGACTTCTACGTCGACGTGCTGGACCTCACCGTCACGGCCGAGGACGAGGACGCGATCTACCTGCGCTCCATGGAGGAGTTCATCCACCACAACCTGGTGCTGCGCCGCGGGGAGCAGGCCGCCGTCGCCGCCTTCTCCTACCGGGTGCGCAGCCCGGAGGACCTCGACAGGGCCGAGGCCTTCTACGCGGAGCTCGGCTGCGAGGTCATCCGCCGCAGAGAGGGCTTCACCAAGGGCATCGGTGATTCGGTCCGGGTGCAGGACCCGCTGGGCTTCCCGTATGAGTTCTTCCATGACGTCGAGCACGTGGAGCGACTCGCGTGGCGCTACGACCTCTACACCCCCGGGGCTCTGGTCCGTCTGGACCACTTCAACCAGGTGACCCCGGATGTGCCCAAGGCCGTGGCCTATATGGAGGACCTGGGATTCCGCGTCACCGAGGACATCCAGGATGAGCACGGGACCACCTACGCGGCCTGGATGCGCCGCAAGCCCACGGTGCACGACACTGCCATGACCGGCGGCGCGGGCCCACGGATGCACCACGTCGCCTTTGCCACCCACGAGAAGCACAATGTGCTGGCGATCTGCGACAAGCTCGGCGCGCTGCGGCTCTCCGACCACATCGAGCGCGGCCCCGGTCGTCACGGCGTCTCCAACGCCTTCTACCTCTACATCCGCGACCCCGACGGGCACCGGATCGAGATCTACACCCAGGACTACTACACCGGTGATCCGGACAATCCGGTGGTGACCTGGGACGTCCACGACAATCAGCGCCGCGACTGGTGGGGCAACCCGGTGGTTCCTTCCTGGTACACCGAGGCCTCCACCGTGCTCGATCTCCACGGACGCCCGGTCCCTGCACTGGAGCGCACCGACGCCTCGGAGATGGATGTGACCATCGGCGCTGACGGGTTCTCCTACACGCGCAAGCAGGATGAGGAGTCCATGCCCTCCTGGAAACAGGGCGAGTACAAGCTGGGCCACCAGCTCTGA
- a CDS encoding ABC transporter ATP-binding protein yields the protein MTTSPAIQISSLARSFGSTQAVAEVSFSAEPGRVLALLGPNGAGKTTTMRMLLGLVRPDSGHALIEGLSYAEIHNPAGRIGAVLDAGGLHPDRTARQHLAITAAMIGATPERVSQMLQEVGLAEAADRAVRGYSLGMRQRLALANALLGEPTILVLDEPANGLDPAGIRWLRQHLRGFAARGGTVLISTHVLSEAALVADDVVIIDRGRSLLSGALDQLTTDRDLEQLYLSMTSTSTTPTLDDTTIDQETLR from the coding sequence ATGACCACCTCACCAGCTATACAGATCAGCAGCCTCGCCAGATCCTTCGGGTCCACCCAGGCCGTGGCCGAGGTCAGCTTCAGCGCTGAACCCGGCCGGGTGCTGGCCCTGCTCGGCCCCAATGGGGCCGGCAAGACCACGACGATGCGGATGCTCCTCGGACTGGTCAGACCCGACAGCGGACACGCACTCATCGAGGGTCTCAGCTACGCAGAGATCCATAATCCGGCAGGCCGCATCGGCGCGGTGCTGGACGCCGGGGGACTGCACCCCGACCGCACGGCGCGCCAGCATCTGGCGATCACCGCGGCCATGATCGGGGCCACCCCGGAGCGGGTCAGCCAGATGCTGCAGGAGGTCGGGCTCGCCGAGGCCGCCGACCGGGCCGTGCGCGGATACTCCCTGGGCATGCGCCAACGCCTCGCTCTGGCGAACGCGCTTCTCGGGGAGCCCACGATCCTCGTCCTGGACGAGCCCGCGAACGGATTGGACCCCGCCGGGATCCGCTGGCTGCGCCAACATCTGAGAGGCTTCGCCGCCCGGGGCGGCACCGTGCTGATCTCCACCCATGTGCTGAGCGAGGCCGCCCTCGTGGCAGATGACGTCGTGATCATCGACCGCGGTCGAAGCCTCCTCTCGGGGGCGTTGGACCAGCTCACCACGGACCGGGACCTGGAACAGCTCTACCTGTCCATGACCTCCACCTCGACCACCCCCACCCTCGACGACACCACCATCGATCAGGAGACACTGCGATGA